One segment of Nocardia farcinica DNA contains the following:
- a CDS encoding oxygenase MpaB family protein — protein MGARNGVAVDTDIIEAPAPAGLPIGPGSLTWKYAGDWRNMLFLGRTGILQNMHPAVGAALQQHSNFFDNPWDRVVRSVPQIQGMIYDADNEAQAGRVRDYHKPLKGEDSRGRRYHALNPEVYWWTHATFIELSIAINEFFGTPLTDAEKDQLIAEGITWWRMYGLSDRVLVSNYAEFKEYWDRTIDEVLEANATTDFALRLDRTRIPTVPGIPEPVWSVIWRPVMAFNLWLANGLMPERAREILGMRWGRVDQAVFGVFCAAIRHTWPLLPERLRYAPRAYAGIKRVRSAQAH, from the coding sequence GTGGGTGCTAGGAACGGCGTCGCCGTCGACACCGACATCATCGAAGCCCCGGCCCCGGCCGGCCTTCCCATCGGTCCCGGCTCGCTCACCTGGAAGTACGCGGGCGACTGGCGGAACATGCTGTTCCTCGGCCGCACCGGCATCCTGCAGAACATGCACCCGGCCGTCGGCGCCGCGCTGCAACAGCATTCGAACTTCTTCGACAATCCCTGGGACCGGGTGGTGCGTTCGGTGCCGCAGATCCAGGGCATGATCTACGACGCCGACAACGAGGCACAGGCCGGTCGCGTCCGCGATTACCACAAGCCGCTCAAGGGCGAGGATTCCCGCGGCCGGCGCTACCACGCGCTCAACCCCGAGGTGTACTGGTGGACACACGCCACCTTCATCGAGTTGAGCATCGCGATCAACGAGTTCTTCGGCACCCCGCTCACCGACGCGGAGAAGGACCAGCTCATCGCCGAAGGCATCACCTGGTGGCGGATGTACGGACTCTCCGACCGGGTGCTGGTGTCGAATTACGCGGAGTTCAAAGAATATTGGGACCGCACCATCGACGAGGTGCTGGAGGCCAACGCCACCACCGACTTCGCACTGCGGCTGGACCGCACTCGGATTCCCACCGTGCCCGGTATCCCGGAGCCGGTGTGGTCGGTGATCTGGCGTCCGGTGATGGCGTTCAACCTGTGGCTGGCCAACGGGCTCATGCCCGAGCGCGCCCGCGAGATCCTCGGCATGCGGTGGGGCCGGGTGGACCAGGCGGTGTTCGGAGTGTTCTGCGCCGCGATCCGGCACACCTGGCCGCTGCTGCCCGAGCGCCTGCGCTACGCGCCCCGCGCCTACGCGGGAATCAAGCGAGTCCGCTCCGCGCAAGCACACTGA
- a CDS encoding ABC transporter ATP-binding protein, with the protein MRLELEGLAKRFGAVTALADVGFEVGAGEIFGFVGSNGAGKSTTMRIVLGVLAPDAGKVVFDGAPVDFAVRQRFGYMPEERGLYPKMRVAEQLRYLAQLHGLTRRDAAREVDRWCERLGLADKRERRLEELSLGNQQRAQLAAALVHRPRLLVLDEPFSGLDPVAVDVMSEVLREQADAGVPVLFSSHQLDLVQRLCDRVGIIVAGRMRAVGAVGELRSRGGRRLAVSAPDAPADWAAELPGVRVLGHTPARPGEPPETLLALDDDADDQAVLAAALRTGPVRRFASYRPSLTELYREVVAA; encoded by the coding sequence GTGCGGCTGGAACTCGAGGGGTTGGCGAAGCGGTTCGGCGCGGTGACGGCGCTGGCCGACGTGGGATTCGAGGTGGGTGCGGGGGAGATCTTCGGGTTCGTCGGCAGCAACGGGGCGGGCAAGTCCACGACCATGCGCATCGTGCTCGGTGTGCTCGCGCCCGACGCCGGAAAGGTCGTCTTCGACGGCGCCCCGGTCGATTTCGCGGTGCGGCAGCGGTTCGGGTACATGCCCGAGGAACGCGGTCTCTACCCGAAGATGCGCGTCGCCGAACAGTTGCGGTACCTCGCGCAACTGCACGGGCTGACGCGGCGGGACGCGGCGCGGGAGGTCGATCGCTGGTGCGAGCGGCTCGGCCTCGCCGACAAGCGCGAGCGTCGCCTCGAGGAACTGAGCCTCGGCAATCAGCAGCGCGCGCAACTGGCCGCGGCGCTGGTACACCGGCCGCGGCTGCTCGTCCTCGACGAACCGTTCTCCGGCCTCGACCCGGTCGCGGTCGACGTGATGAGCGAGGTGCTGCGGGAGCAGGCCGACGCGGGCGTGCCGGTGCTGTTCTCCTCCCATCAGCTCGATCTGGTGCAGCGGTTGTGCGACCGGGTCGGCATCATCGTCGCGGGCCGGATGCGGGCGGTGGGCGCCGTCGGTGAGCTGCGCTCTCGCGGCGGCCGCCGGCTCGCGGTGTCCGCGCCCGACGCGCCCGCGGACTGGGCCGCCGAGCTGCCCGGCGTCCGCGTCCTCGGACACACACCGGCCCGGCCGGGCGAACCGCCGGAAACGCTGCTCGCCCTCGACGACGACGCCGACGACCAGGCGGTGCTGGCCGCCGCGCTGCGCACCGGCCCGGTGCGCCGGTTCGCTTCCTATCGCCCGTCCCTGACCGAGCTCTACCGAGAGGTGGTCGCGGCATGA
- a CDS encoding TetR/AcrR family transcriptional regulator, with amino-acid sequence MSEPSSYALLLGAEVDRDRTDARILDAALTLFADLGITRVSADDIARQAGVNRATLYRRIGAKDVIVRAALLRETARVLDRISAALDAVDDPVERVTRGFAVTVTLLRTNPILVKLLAVDRDQTLAAITVGAADILALATAFVAEQILATDRGVRDAHTVAGMIVRLVHSLVLTPDAPPLLRTEADLRTFAGEHLVPLLLPDDTAPQNTVPTA; translated from the coding sequence GTGTCGGAACCGAGCAGTTACGCCCTCCTGCTGGGCGCCGAGGTCGACCGCGACCGCACCGATGCGCGCATCCTCGACGCCGCGCTCACGCTGTTCGCCGACCTCGGCATCACCCGGGTCAGCGCCGACGACATCGCCCGGCAGGCCGGGGTCAACCGGGCCACCCTCTATCGCAGGATCGGCGCCAAGGACGTGATCGTGCGTGCGGCACTGCTGCGCGAAACCGCCCGCGTCCTCGACCGGATCTCGGCCGCGCTGGACGCGGTCGACGACCCTGTCGAGCGGGTGACCCGCGGCTTCGCCGTCACCGTCACCCTGCTGCGCACCAACCCGATCCTGGTCAAGCTCCTCGCCGTCGACCGGGACCAGACCCTGGCCGCCATCACCGTCGGCGCCGCCGACATCCTCGCTCTCGCCACCGCGTTCGTCGCCGAGCAGATCCTGGCCACCGACCGCGGCGTGCGTGACGCCCACACCGTCGCGGGCATGATCGTGCGCTTGGTGCACTCGCTGGTCCTCACCCCCGACGCCCCGCCCCTGCTGCGCACCGAAGCGGACCTGCGGACCTTCGCCGGAGAACACCTGGTGCCGCTGCTGCTTCCCGACGACACCGCCCCGCAGAACACCGTGCCGACTGCCTGA
- a CDS encoding DUF6285 domain-containing protein, translating to MQNRPSAAELLESLAELLEDTLLPALPPALQHRARVGANLARIVRREVELGPQAAERERALLAAVPDGDEQALWRALTEVVRADLAIAKPGYDRWEGE from the coding sequence GTGCAGAACCGACCGTCGGCAGCCGAGCTGCTGGAGTCGTTGGCCGAACTGCTGGAGGACACGCTGTTGCCCGCGTTGCCGCCCGCGCTGCAACACCGGGCCAGGGTCGGCGCGAATCTGGCCAGGATCGTGCGGCGGGAGGTCGAGCTGGGCCCGCAGGCGGCCGAGCGCGAACGCGCGCTGCTGGCCGCGGTGCCCGACGGTGACGAGCAGGCCCTCTGGCGGGCGCTCACCGAGGTGGTGCGTGCCGACCTGGCCATCGCCAAGCCCGGCTACGACCGGTGGGAGGGCGAATGA
- a CDS encoding ABC transporter permease, with the protein MTGPDTSYLRAIGLVVRREFLAQVRTKAYRWSVLLMSAAVVLASVVFGMVDDDGSATADVAVVGPGTTALAEQLPVAARAAGLDVRVQTGRDSQGARAAVEAGMVDAALLRTGDGPDEVLVRESLDPQLGAALTEVVRTEALTRAVGTDSAAVLGALGESAFTVRALDPPDPQQGERVRMAWVSLLLLLTTVLGFGVYVAIGVVEEKSTRVVELLLATIRPSQLLWGKVIGIGASALLQVLVIGAVALVAGRATGLITLTDTAVAVFAATLIWSVLGYLLFSLLYAAAGSLVSRQEEVQGVTAPLMLLAMLAYGLSIGAIGDPGGTFARVAGWIPPFSAFVMPIRTAAGAATGWEIAGAAVAMLLACALVSRIAARVYTRSVLHTGSRLSWRAALRG; encoded by the coding sequence ATGACCGGGCCGGACACGTCCTACCTGCGCGCCATCGGGCTGGTGGTGCGGCGGGAATTCCTCGCCCAGGTGCGCACCAAGGCGTATCGCTGGAGCGTGCTGCTGATGAGCGCGGCCGTCGTGCTGGCGTCGGTGGTCTTCGGCATGGTCGACGACGACGGATCCGCCACCGCCGACGTCGCCGTCGTCGGCCCCGGCACCACGGCCCTGGCCGAACAGCTGCCCGTGGCCGCGCGCGCCGCCGGACTCGACGTCCGCGTCCAGACCGGCCGCGACTCGCAGGGCGCTCGCGCTGCCGTCGAGGCGGGCATGGTGGACGCGGCACTGCTGCGCACCGGCGACGGACCCGACGAGGTGCTGGTCCGCGAATCGCTCGACCCGCAGCTGGGCGCCGCCCTCACCGAGGTGGTGCGCACCGAGGCGCTGACCCGCGCGGTGGGCACCGACAGCGCGGCCGTGCTCGGCGCGCTGGGCGAGTCGGCGTTCACGGTGCGCGCGCTCGACCCGCCCGACCCGCAGCAGGGGGAGCGCGTGCGGATGGCGTGGGTGTCGTTGTTGCTGCTGCTGACCACCGTGCTCGGGTTCGGTGTGTACGTCGCGATCGGGGTGGTGGAGGAGAAGTCGACGCGGGTGGTCGAACTGCTGCTGGCCACCATCCGGCCGTCGCAGTTGTTGTGGGGCAAGGTGATCGGCATCGGTGCGTCCGCGCTGTTGCAGGTGCTGGTGATCGGCGCGGTCGCGCTCGTGGCGGGGCGGGCGACCGGGCTGATCACCCTCACCGACACGGCCGTCGCCGTGTTCGCCGCGACCCTGATCTGGTCGGTGCTCGGCTACCTGCTGTTCTCGCTGCTGTACGCGGCGGCGGGTTCCCTGGTGTCGCGGCAGGAGGAGGTGCAGGGCGTCACCGCTCCGTTGATGTTGCTGGCGATGCTGGCCTACGGCCTGAGCATCGGCGCGATCGGCGACCCCGGCGGCACCTTCGCCCGCGTCGCCGGGTGGATCCCGCCGTTCTCGGCGTTCGTCATGCCGATCCGGACGGCCGCGGGGGCCGCGACGGGGTGGGAGATCGCCGGCGCGGCGGTGGCGATGCTCCTGGCCTGTGCGCTGGTGTCCCGGATCGCCGCCCGCGTCTACACCCGCAGCGTCCTGCACACCGGCTCCCGCCTGTCGTGGCGGGCGGCCCTGCGCGGCTGA
- a CDS encoding phosphotransferase family protein — protein sequence MSADPAAGLADVLAETFGAPVRVRDLEFLSAGARRRNVAFTAEVEGQAPRTLVATLVPAAVEIMSVSVEAVVRELARGNGVPVPEVVAVCADPARVGEPFLISAHVAGETVPRKVLRLIAAEGTADRVAGQWGEAMGRLHAVDPGRAPEALPAAGADPAADALADAEKGVRALLADRPVFAMALRWLERRLPAPPPRTALLHTDLRNGNIVVGADGLRAVLDWEGAQRFGDPMRDVAWPALRMWRFREDAREFGGFADRDTFVRGYEAAGGSFDLDRFRWWKVMGTLAWGVGLAGQAAAHLDGTVRDIVMAASGRRVSEIEWDLLMQIRPAARA from the coding sequence ATGAGCGCCGATCCGGCGGCGGGCCTGGCCGACGTACTCGCCGAGACCTTCGGCGCGCCGGTGCGGGTGCGTGATCTCGAGTTCCTGTCCGCGGGCGCGCGCAGGCGCAACGTCGCGTTCACCGCCGAGGTCGAGGGGCAGGCGCCGCGCACGCTCGTGGCCACCCTCGTCCCGGCCGCGGTGGAGATCATGTCGGTGTCGGTGGAGGCGGTGGTGCGGGAACTGGCCCGCGGCAACGGCGTTCCGGTGCCCGAGGTGGTGGCGGTCTGCGCCGATCCGGCCCGCGTCGGCGAGCCGTTCCTGATCTCGGCGCATGTCGCGGGCGAGACGGTGCCGCGCAAGGTGCTGCGCCTCATCGCCGCCGAGGGCACCGCCGACCGGGTGGCCGGGCAGTGGGGCGAGGCGATGGGCAGGCTGCACGCGGTCGATCCCGGCCGGGCGCCGGAGGCGCTGCCCGCCGCGGGCGCCGACCCGGCGGCCGACGCGCTGGCCGACGCCGAGAAGGGCGTGCGCGCGCTGCTGGCCGACCGTCCGGTGTTCGCGATGGCGCTGCGCTGGCTGGAGCGGCGGCTGCCCGCACCGCCACCGCGCACCGCGCTGCTGCACACCGACCTGCGCAACGGCAACATCGTGGTGGGGGCCGACGGCCTGCGCGCGGTGCTCGACTGGGAGGGCGCGCAGCGGTTCGGCGATCCGATGCGGGATGTGGCCTGGCCGGCGCTGCGGATGTGGCGCTTCCGCGAGGACGCCAGGGAATTCGGTGGCTTCGCCGACCGCGACACCTTCGTGCGCGGCTACGAGGCGGCGGGCGGCAGCTTCGACCTGGACCGGTTCCGGTGGTGGAAGGTGATGGGCACGCTCGCCTGGGGTGTCGGGTTGGCCGGGCAGGCCGCCGCACATCTGGACGGCACCGTCCGCGACATCGTCATGGCGGCCAGCGGGCGCCGGGTGTCGGAAATCGAATGGGATCTGCTCATGCAGATCCGGCCCGCCGCACGAGCGTAG
- a CDS encoding TetR family transcriptional regulator, translated as MARWAPGASERLRQAALELFAENGFDATTVAEIARRAGVTERTFYRYFADKREVLFAGEEQLEQVFTTAVTTAPANAPLSRLLATALEAGGRELQDRRGRDYARARDAVITANEQLQERELLKMAKLSRALTSAFVARGSAPMAARLAGELAVSVFGTAFARWIAPGETRDLVELQRDGLAVIAELTHTGSTVETGSAVRG; from the coding sequence ATGGCACGTTGGGCACCAGGGGCGTCGGAGCGGCTCCGGCAAGCGGCGCTCGAACTGTTCGCCGAGAACGGGTTCGACGCGACGACCGTCGCCGAGATCGCCCGCCGGGCCGGCGTGACCGAACGGACGTTCTACCGGTACTTCGCCGACAAGCGCGAAGTGCTGTTCGCCGGCGAAGAACAGCTCGAGCAGGTCTTCACCACCGCGGTAACGACCGCGCCCGCGAACGCGCCGCTGAGCCGGCTGCTCGCCACGGCGCTCGAGGCCGGCGGGCGCGAGTTACAGGATCGGCGGGGGCGGGACTACGCCCGGGCACGCGACGCCGTCATCACCGCGAACGAGCAGTTGCAGGAGCGCGAACTGCTCAAGATGGCCAAGCTCTCCCGTGCGCTGACGTCGGCGTTCGTCGCGCGCGGGAGCGCACCGATGGCGGCTCGGCTGGCCGGCGAGCTGGCTGTCTCCGTCTTCGGCACCGCATTCGCGCGGTGGATCGCGCCGGGGGAAACCCGCGACCTGGTGGAATTGCAGCGCGACGGGCTCGCGGTCATCGCGGAGTTGACCCACACCGGGTCGACCGTCGAGACCGGTTCCGCGGTCCGAGGCTGA
- a CDS encoding cytochrome P450, with product MSGRHPETVARDQDERSPAPVPTSAEHGRRLDGTRAVAALTDLGFAAIAAGVIARRRPVMGLLEKAQADSRALQRMRQLRREFGAGPVELVVPGRRIVVLLDPGDVGRVLAEAPTPFHPANREKRAALRQFQPHGVLLSKGVVREQRRAVNEAVLDTDAPLHRLAEPFAAIIAEEAAQLLASALQRGHLDAEHFTIQWWRMVRRLVLGERGRDDSAITDELWRLRSAANWSFLAPPHRRRREVFTEQLYRYVERPDPNSLAGAVAAVQTGGAVDPVGQIPHWLFAFDAAGMAAQRALAVLATHPDQQAAATADAADPHQVHLRPYLRACVLESVRLWPTTSTILRDITEPTQWRAGADSFTIAPGAALLILVPAFHRDADLLPFADRFAPEIWLDGQAAQYPQLVPFSAGPAECPGRNLVLFTTSTLLAHLLAAAEFRLRSGHRMSPQTPLPLTLNNFGLDFDVTRLPNVAS from the coding sequence ATGAGCGGTCGGCATCCGGAAACGGTGGCGCGTGATCAGGACGAGCGTTCCCCCGCGCCCGTCCCGACCAGCGCCGAGCACGGCAGGCGGCTCGACGGCACCCGCGCCGTCGCGGCGCTGACCGATCTGGGCTTCGCGGCCATCGCCGCGGGGGTGATCGCGCGCCGACGGCCGGTGATGGGCCTGCTGGAGAAGGCCCAGGCCGACAGCAGGGCGTTGCAGCGGATGCGGCAGTTGCGCCGCGAATTCGGTGCGGGCCCGGTGGAGTTGGTGGTGCCCGGCCGCCGCATCGTCGTCCTGCTCGACCCCGGCGACGTGGGACGCGTGCTCGCCGAGGCGCCGACCCCGTTCCATCCCGCCAACCGGGAGAAGCGCGCCGCGCTGCGCCAGTTCCAGCCGCACGGGGTGCTGCTGTCCAAGGGTGTGGTGCGCGAACAGCGCCGCGCGGTGAACGAGGCCGTCCTCGACACCGACGCGCCGCTGCACCGGCTCGCCGAGCCCTTCGCGGCGATCATCGCCGAGGAAGCGGCGCAGCTGTTGGCGTCGGCGTTGCAGCGCGGGCACCTGGACGCCGAGCACTTCACCATCCAGTGGTGGCGGATGGTGCGCCGGTTGGTGCTCGGGGAGCGGGGCCGCGACGACAGCGCCATCACCGACGAACTGTGGCGGCTGCGGTCGGCCGCCAACTGGTCGTTCCTGGCGCCGCCACATCGCAGGCGCCGCGAGGTCTTCACCGAACAGCTCTACCGCTACGTGGAGCGGCCGGACCCGAACAGCCTGGCCGGGGCGGTGGCCGCGGTGCAGACCGGCGGCGCGGTGGACCCGGTGGGCCAGATCCCGCACTGGCTGTTCGCCTTCGACGCGGCGGGCATGGCGGCGCAGCGCGCGCTGGCGGTGCTGGCCACCCACCCCGACCAGCAGGCCGCCGCCACCGCCGACGCGGCCGACCCGCACCAGGTGCACCTGCGCCCCTACCTGCGCGCCTGCGTGCTCGAATCGGTGCGGCTGTGGCCGACCACCTCGACCATCCTGCGCGACATCACCGAGCCGACGCAGTGGCGCGCGGGTGCCGACTCCTTCACCATCGCCCCCGGTGCCGCCCTGCTCATCCTGGTGCCCGCCTTCCACCGCGACGCCGACCTGCTGCCCTTCGCCGACCGGTTCGCCCCGGAGATCTGGCTCGACGGACAGGCCGCGCAGTATCCGCAACTGGTGCCGTTCAGCGCCGGACCCGCCGAATGCCCGGGCCGCAACCTGGTGCTGTTCACCACCAGCACCCTGCTCGCCCACCTGCTCGCCGCCGCGGAATTCCGGCTGCGCTCCGGCCACCGCATGTCACCCCAGACGCCACTCCCGCTGACCCTCAACAACTTCGGCCTGGACTTCGACGTCACGCGTTTGCCGAACGTGGCGAGCTGA
- a CDS encoding maleylacetate reductase, translating to MSTDSTPAGFVHEQRAVRVVFRAGSCADLPREVERLGLDRVAVVAGRRYADRVAGMLGARAVVVVADPRMHVPVEQAEAVRARATEARVDGLVAVGGGSAVGLAKAVALTHRVPIVAVPTSFSGSEMTRVWGTTAGGVKRTGRDPVVAPRVVLYDPELLAGFPTPLAVPSAFNALAHAVEARYAPDRTPVTDLVAEAAIGTMLTALPALAADDPAGRAGALRGAWMCGMSLDSTSMSLHHKLAHVIGGGFALPHAETHTVLLPHVLGYNAAAAPDAAAAVGAALPGGAEPSAAGRALQSFAAGLGAPTRLADLGLPRDALDRVVDTVLDAPYANPAPLDRAALRELVERAWAGAPVP from the coding sequence ATGAGTACCGACAGCACACCAGCGGGTTTCGTGCACGAGCAGCGCGCGGTGCGGGTGGTGTTCCGCGCCGGGTCGTGTGCGGACCTGCCGCGGGAGGTCGAGCGGCTGGGGCTGGACCGGGTCGCGGTCGTGGCCGGACGCCGATACGCGGACCGGGTGGCCGGGATGCTCGGGGCGCGGGCGGTGGTCGTGGTGGCCGATCCGCGGATGCACGTCCCCGTCGAGCAGGCGGAGGCGGTGCGGGCCCGTGCCACCGAAGCGCGCGTCGACGGGCTGGTCGCGGTGGGCGGCGGATCGGCGGTCGGGTTGGCCAAGGCGGTGGCGCTCACCCACCGGGTGCCGATCGTGGCCGTGCCGACGAGCTTCTCCGGCTCGGAGATGACCCGGGTGTGGGGGACCACCGCGGGCGGTGTGAAGCGCACCGGCCGGGATCCGGTCGTCGCGCCGCGGGTGGTGCTCTACGACCCGGAGCTGCTGGCCGGCTTCCCGACCCCGCTGGCGGTGCCCTCGGCGTTCAACGCCCTCGCGCACGCGGTGGAAGCGCGGTACGCCCCCGACCGCACGCCGGTGACCGACCTGGTGGCCGAGGCGGCGATCGGCACGATGCTCACCGCCCTGCCCGCGCTGGCCGCGGATGATCCGGCCGGGCGCGCCGGAGCGTTGCGCGGAGCCTGGATGTGCGGGATGAGCCTGGACTCGACGTCGATGTCGTTGCACCACAAGCTCGCGCATGTGATCGGCGGCGGTTTCGCACTGCCGCACGCGGAAACACACACGGTTCTGCTGCCGCACGTCCTCGGCTACAACGCGGCGGCGGCGCCGGACGCCGCCGCTGCGGTGGGCGCCGCATTGCCCGGCGGTGCCGAACCGTCCGCGGCGGGCCGGGCCTTGCAGTCCTTCGCCGCGGGCCTGGGCGCCCCGACCCGCCTCGCCGATCTGGGCCTGCCCCGCGACGCCCTCGACCGAGTGGTCGACACCGTGCTCGACGCGCCGTACGCGAATCCCGCACCCCTGGACCGCGCCGCGTTGCGCGAGCTGGTCGAACGCGCGTGGGCGGGTGCGCCGGTGCCGTGA
- a CDS encoding type 1 glutamine amidotransferase domain-containing protein, with translation MAELDGVRVLIVTSNTGVERDELLVPRDRLRERGARVTHAAPKPEQVQTFQHDLDPAQAVEPDSALDGVDADDFDVLVVPGGTVNADKLRLEDRAVALAKDFAGAGKPIAAICHGPWLLAEADLVSDKTLTSYPSLRTDLGNAGGRWVDEPVVRSTERDWTLITSRNPGDLDDFVTAIVREVSAR, from the coding sequence ATGGCCGAACTGGACGGTGTCCGGGTGCTGATCGTGACGTCGAACACCGGGGTCGAACGCGACGAGCTGCTGGTGCCGCGCGACCGGCTGCGCGAACGCGGCGCCCGGGTGACCCACGCGGCGCCCAAACCGGAGCAGGTGCAGACCTTCCAACACGATCTCGACCCGGCGCAGGCCGTGGAACCCGACAGCGCGCTCGACGGCGTCGACGCCGACGACTTCGACGTGCTGGTGGTCCCCGGCGGCACGGTCAACGCCGACAAGCTGCGCCTGGAGGACCGCGCGGTGGCGTTGGCCAAGGACTTCGCGGGCGCGGGCAAACCGATCGCCGCGATCTGCCACGGCCCGTGGCTGCTCGCCGAAGCCGACCTGGTGTCGGACAAGACGCTCACCTCGTATCCGTCGCTGCGCACCGACCTGGGCAACGCGGGCGGCCGGTGGGTGGACGAACCGGTGGTCCGCTCGACCGAGCGGGACTGGACCCTGATCACCTCCCGCAACCCCGGTGACCTGGACGACTTCGTGACCGCGATCGTGCGCGAGGTCTCGGCCCGCTGA
- a CDS encoding SDR family oxidoreductase yields the protein MHVFVTGASGFIGRAVVAELLASGHEVTGLARSPESASVVTGLGARVHRGHLDDLDSIRAGARAADGVIHLANKHDWADIDGSNRAERAAVATIADALAGSDRPFVLASGLALPALGRAATERDINPAVGPDAPRGGSENLALGYAENGVRVVSVRFAPTVHGEGDHGFVAVVARTARERGAAVYPGDGRNRWAAVHRLDAARLVRLGLEKATAGTILHAVAEEGVPVRRIVEALAERLAVPATSVTAAELAAQIPFIGGVLGADMAADSTITRELLDWRPAGPTLLEDIAAGHYDQP from the coding sequence GTGCACGTTTTCGTCACCGGAGCATCCGGATTCATCGGCCGCGCCGTCGTCGCCGAACTGCTCGCGAGCGGCCACGAGGTGACGGGTCTGGCCCGTTCCCCGGAATCGGCGTCCGTCGTCACCGGTCTCGGCGCGCGGGTCCACCGCGGCCACCTCGACGACCTCGACTCGATCCGCGCGGGCGCGCGGGCCGCCGACGGGGTGATACACCTCGCGAACAAACACGACTGGGCCGACATCGACGGTTCCAACCGCGCCGAGCGGGCCGCCGTCGCGACCATCGCCGACGCGCTCGCCGGTTCCGATCGTCCGTTCGTGCTCGCCTCCGGTCTCGCGTTACCGGCACTGGGACGCGCGGCGACCGAACGCGACATCAATCCCGCGGTCGGCCCGGACGCCCCGCGTGGGGGTTCGGAGAACCTCGCCCTCGGCTACGCCGAGAACGGTGTACGCGTCGTCTCGGTGCGCTTCGCGCCGACCGTGCACGGCGAAGGCGACCACGGCTTCGTCGCCGTCGTCGCCCGGACGGCCCGGGAGCGCGGCGCCGCCGTCTACCCCGGCGACGGCCGGAACCGATGGGCTGCCGTGCATCGGCTCGACGCCGCGCGACTGGTCCGGCTCGGCCTGGAGAAGGCGACCGCGGGCACGATCCTGCACGCGGTGGCCGAGGAAGGGGTGCCGGTCCGGCGGATCGTCGAGGCGCTCGCCGAACGCCTCGCGGTGCCCGCGACGTCGGTCACCGCGGCGGAACTCGCCGCGCAGATCCCGTTCATCGGCGGCGTCCTGGGCGCCGACATGGCAGCCGACAGCACCATCACGCGCGAGCTGCTCGACTGGCGCCCCGCCGGACCCACCCTCCTCGAAGACATCGCCGCCGGCCACTACGACCAGCCCTGA